In Clostridium sp. DL-VIII, the following proteins share a genomic window:
- a CDS encoding HNH endonuclease, with protein MARHSEIYKTKEWKDARRYVISRSNGLCERCKHKGKMVPGKIVHHKKWLTDDNKNNWDIAYNPNNLEYICNDCHEEEHDRSIGLQSFLIPPG; from the coding sequence ATGGCTAGGCATAGTGAAATATATAAAACTAAAGAATGGAAAGATGCAAGGAGATATGTTATCTCTAGAAGCAATGGGTTATGCGAAAGGTGTAAGCATAAAGGTAAGATGGTGCCAGGTAAGATTGTACATCATAAGAAGTGGTTAACTGATGATAACAAAAATAATTGGGATATAGCTTACAACCCTAATAACTTAGAATATATTTGCAATGATTGCCATGAAGAGGAACACGATAGAAGTATAGGACTACAAAGTTTTTTAATCCCCCCGGGGTAA
- a CDS encoding terminase large subunit produces MAKVKAEVPQYIKEWHDYVSEKPKNHGKDIKKLKKLVEKLLKSKTVFYDDTDVKAFIDFCRLVKHREGRWAGQPLELSIEQKYIAACVFGFKIYDTELNMVVRYFKEMALLVARKWGKSTFVSAIADFMLMCDREPAAQVWCLATQKQQASIVYEAAKNFALSSEALKPHVKTRRDKDNSEMFLFPAGNSYMKAGSKNSNSQDGLNPHCVVIDEMHAIKDRNTYDVFSSAMGARTQPLIFIISTFGFQREGIFDSVLERCEAVLNGESQERLFPIIFRIDENDKAEDRKCWIKANPGLIEARPTMSYLEGEYQKALKDPAQMPSFLAKHLNRASSMSVVYFNLQDVDRCAIDMNLDMIQDKYAVGGADLAETTDLCCASALIPIDGKLYLFQKYFIAESRIQQNSKADKMAYESFCHTNALDPLNNELLKICEGSLVKKSDVTEWFIELSEKYQVTFWKIGADRWHFDEWSEDMALNGFPKEDKDGRGVLFPVAMGAKSLSEPMKETRVLFEDEIIQFSRHNGLFRWCTTNTAAKITMPNNDIQPDKSKSKARIDGYVSFLCAYIAYKKCKDLFEEYQ; encoded by the coding sequence ATGGCTAAAGTAAAAGCTGAAGTTCCACAATATATAAAGGAATGGCATGATTATGTTTCAGAAAAACCTAAGAATCATGGTAAGGATATTAAGAAACTAAAAAAATTAGTTGAGAAGCTTCTTAAGAGTAAAACTGTATTTTATGATGATACGGATGTAAAAGCTTTTATTGATTTTTGTAGGTTAGTAAAACATAGAGAAGGTCGTTGGGCAGGACAGCCCTTAGAGTTAAGTATTGAGCAAAAGTATATAGCAGCATGTGTATTTGGATTTAAAATATACGATACTGAGTTAAATATGGTAGTAAGATATTTTAAAGAAATGGCTTTATTGGTTGCTAGAAAATGGGGTAAAAGCACATTCGTATCTGCAATAGCTGATTTTATGCTGATGTGCGACAGGGAACCAGCAGCTCAAGTATGGTGTTTAGCAACACAAAAACAACAAGCAAGTATAGTATATGAAGCGGCTAAAAATTTTGCTTTAAGTAGTGAAGCTCTAAAACCTCATGTAAAAACTAGAAGGGATAAAGATAATTCAGAAATGTTTTTGTTTCCTGCTGGAAATAGCTATATGAAGGCAGGAAGTAAAAATAGTAATTCACAAGATGGATTAAATCCTCATTGTGTTGTTATTGATGAAATGCATGCTATAAAAGATAGAAATACTTATGATGTATTTTCATCCGCAATGGGAGCTAGGACACAACCTCTAATATTTATTATAAGTACTTTTGGATTTCAAAGAGAAGGTATTTTTGATAGTGTACTTGAAAGATGTGAAGCAGTACTAAATGGTGAGAGCCAAGAAAGACTTTTTCCTATTATATTTAGAATAGATGAGAATGATAAAGCAGAAGATAGAAAATGCTGGATAAAAGCTAATCCAGGATTGATAGAAGCTAGACCGACAATGAGCTATCTTGAAGGAGAATATCAAAAAGCGTTGAAAGATCCTGCTCAAATGCCATCATTTTTAGCTAAACATTTAAATAGAGCAAGTTCTATGAGTGTAGTTTACTTTAACTTACAAGATGTAGACAGATGCGCTATTGATATGAATTTAGATATGATACAGGACAAGTATGCAGTTGGTGGTGCTGATTTAGCAGAAACAACAGATTTATGTTGTGCTTCAGCTTTAATACCTATAGATGGAAAGTTATATTTGTTCCAAAAATATTTTATAGCAGAATCTAGAATTCAACAAAATTCAAAGGCTGATAAAATGGCATATGAAAGTTTTTGCCATACTAATGCATTAGATCCACTTAATAATGAATTACTTAAAATATGTGAAGGTAGTTTAGTAAAAAAAAGTGATGTAACTGAATGGTTTATTGAATTATCTGAGAAATATCAAGTAACATTTTGGAAAATTGGCGCCGACAGGTGGCATTTTGATGAATGGAGCGAAGACATGGCACTAAATGGGTTTCCAAAGGAAGATAAAGATGGTAGAGGTGTATTATTTCCAGTAGCAATGGGAGCTAAGAGTTTATCAGAGCCTATGAAAGAAACTAGGGTATTATTTGAAGATGAGATAATACAATTTAGCAGGCATAATGGTTTATTTAGATGGTGTACAACAAATACAGCAGCGAAGATAACAATGCCTAATAATGACATACAACCAGATAAATCAAAATCAAAGGCACGTATCGATGGATATGTGTCTTTTTTATGTGCCTATATTGCTTATAAAAAATGCAAAGATTTGTTTGAAGAATATCAATAA
- a CDS encoding phage portal protein, protein MVRNIGIFNSIKNFFQQDQLTATKLINMLNQGYSILQINRQLYDIPEVRTAINFVAEKIACVPFYHIRGDTEGNMTMVNDSFQYVLNVRTNKYQGPQVFWTQMITNYLVANNAFGMPEWNDNGTLAAIYPLPFTQFEFTQDENEKLIIVFSGNLNYAFYYDDIIHLQRFPTFKGGAPKQATGNYTKIVGTMQNQAVGDSETNGRISALLQVKASLKSSDMKKKLDEFKQTFLTSENTTGMGMIGAEYELLPFNYKSSPLNTELLTEVIKQLYNYFGPSYEIINGTADELDYEQFVDNKLKPIIYQAEEELTYKLFSSNEIYFNNKIQAETVDLEISTLAAKTAFYKEMVYGTIMNRNEIRRRLGMPRGPAELDKFLGNKNFETLEPGIYEVGGTLDNPNDGK, encoded by the coding sequence GTGGTGAGAAATATAGGAATATTTAATAGTATAAAAAACTTTTTTCAGCAAGATCAACTGACAGCAACAAAACTTATAAATATGCTTAACCAAGGTTACTCCATACTTCAAATAAATAGACAATTATATGACATTCCAGAAGTAAGAACAGCAATTAATTTTGTGGCTGAAAAAATAGCATGTGTACCTTTTTATCATATACGTGGAGATACAGAGGGCAATATGACAATGGTTAATGATAGTTTTCAATATGTTTTGAATGTAAGAACTAATAAGTATCAAGGCCCTCAAGTATTTTGGACTCAAATGATTACAAATTATCTTGTAGCAAACAATGCTTTTGGAATGCCAGAATGGAATGATAATGGAACTTTAGCAGCTATATATCCACTTCCATTTACTCAATTTGAATTTACTCAAGATGAAAATGAAAAATTGATAATTGTCTTCAGTGGAAATTTAAATTATGCATTTTATTATGATGATATTATCCACTTACAAAGATTTCCGACATTTAAAGGCGGAGCACCTAAACAAGCTACAGGAAACTATACAAAGATAGTTGGAACTATGCAGAATCAAGCAGTTGGAGATAGTGAAACAAATGGAAGAATATCAGCATTATTGCAGGTTAAAGCTTCTTTAAAATCAAGTGATATGAAGAAAAAGCTTGATGAATTTAAGCAGACATTTCTAACTTCTGAAAATACAACAGGAATGGGAATGATAGGAGCTGAATATGAACTCTTACCATTTAATTATAAAAGTAGCCCATTAAATACCGAATTATTAACTGAAGTTATAAAACAACTTTATAACTACTTTGGGCCATCTTATGAAATTATAAATGGTACTGCTGACGAATTAGATTATGAACAGTTTGTAGATAATAAACTTAAACCAATAATATATCAAGCTGAAGAGGAATTGACATATAAATTATTTTCAAGTAATGAAATATACTTCAATAACAAAATTCAAGCTGAAACAGTTGACTTGGAGATAAGTACATTAGCAGCAAAAACAGCATTCTACAAAGAAATGGTTTATGGAACAATCATGAATAGAAATGAAATAAGACGGAGATTAGGAATGCCAAGAGGTCCAGCTGAACTTGACAAATTCCTTGGAAATAAGAACTTTGAAACACTTGAACCAGGAATTTATGAAGTTGGAGGAACATTAGACAATCCGAATGATGGAAAGTAA
- a CDS encoding HK97 family phage prohead protease: MEIKEKKSPLIASNKRKVNFENTKSKFRASTEEINGQQVRTLKGYPILFDVYGHPYMGSNWVEKIDKNALATVDFSNLVILFNHDSSMVLGRMGKNLTAVIDDVGLFITVTLGNTALDDYVYDRVERELVDGMSFWFDNQSMVATDWENKIDVVTKINQVYEVSIVTFPAYEQTVVISDNNQSSGNALTNSTCNLACPNCTCPKVDKPCITCNYNCSQCEVCTCPVNKVMSTNTSNNNTNTNDDTSMGMDMNTRNEEEESKKEALFKFIECM, from the coding sequence TTGGAAATTAAAGAAAAGAAGTCCCCATTAATAGCTTCAAACAAAAGAAAAGTTAATTTTGAAAATACAAAATCAAAATTTAGAGCTTCAACCGAAGAAATAAATGGACAACAGGTAAGAACATTAAAAGGATATCCAATACTTTTTGATGTTTATGGGCATCCATATATGGGGAGCAATTGGGTAGAGAAAATAGACAAAAATGCGTTGGCAACTGTAGATTTTTCGAACCTAGTAATACTGTTTAATCATGACAGCTCAATGGTATTAGGAAGAATGGGTAAAAATCTTACTGCTGTTATTGATGATGTTGGCTTGTTTATAACTGTTACATTAGGGAATACAGCTCTTGATGATTATGTCTATGACAGAGTTGAAAGAGAATTAGTAGATGGAATGTCATTTTGGTTTGATAACCAATCAATGGTAGCAACTGACTGGGAAAATAAAATTGATGTTGTTACAAAAATAAATCAAGTTTATGAAGTTAGTATTGTAACATTTCCAGCTTATGAGCAAACAGTTGTTATAAGTGATAATAACCAAAGTAGTGGAAATGCATTAACCAATAGCACATGTAACTTAGCATGTCCTAATTGCACGTGCCCTAAAGTAGATAAACCATGTATTACTTGTAATTACAATTGTTCTCAATGTGAAGTATGTACATGTCCTGTAAATAAGGTTATGAGTACGAACACAAGTAATAATAATACAAACACCAATGATGATACATCAATGGGTATGGATATGAACACCAGAAATGAAGAAGAAGAAAGTAAAAAAGAAGCATTATTTAAATTTATTGAATGCATGTAG
- a CDS encoding phage major capsid protein encodes MKLTQKEIAELKREQTELESKRSELKEKCKNHRDMSVEDLNGAAENIRSISARLDEIGTQLKDAPVEKRGGLGMLKDLKGNEITEENYRSSAKYRDAFYRSFLNNKVSEEDSEIMAFGKRAVTSMNGESVTTGSEYLVPQTTLNNVYSVIKQYGKLYSAITKFGFTGDVSLPIGTVDSPTTDNADGSATLTFSFTEVKISQMAVVATIVVKNLLLRNSIPAFEQYLSMEIGKYIGLLCENYVLNGTLDTSTFEGIITAIKVAPSQAKTYSILDWKGIAGIMGSVESPYGDNATWVMKRSTFFNRFFALTDSTGKPIVTVSPLIQGLPGQDNYGTATPYLIAGQPVIFTSQMPDTDGILYGDLSTYIVNESESFVIESNTSEKFSEDKTVWRGKLYSGGKGTFPKETFAYYSYSAS; translated from the coding sequence ATGAAATTAACACAAAAAGAAATAGCAGAACTTAAAAGGGAACAAACAGAACTTGAATCAAAGAGATCAGAGTTAAAAGAAAAATGTAAAAATCATAGAGATATGTCAGTTGAAGATTTAAATGGAGCTGCTGAAAACATACGCTCAATATCAGCAAGGCTTGATGAAATAGGAACACAACTAAAAGACGCACCAGTTGAAAAAAGAGGAGGACTTGGAATGTTAAAAGATTTAAAGGGAAATGAAATAACAGAAGAAAATTACAGATCATCGGCAAAGTATAGAGATGCGTTTTATAGAAGTTTCTTAAACAATAAAGTAAGTGAAGAGGATTCAGAAATAATGGCTTTTGGTAAAAGAGCTGTTACTAGCATGAATGGAGAGAGCGTTACAACAGGAAGTGAATATCTAGTACCTCAAACAACTTTAAATAATGTTTATAGTGTTATAAAACAATATGGTAAGTTATATAGTGCTATAACTAAGTTTGGTTTTACTGGAGATGTATCATTACCAATAGGTACAGTAGATTCACCAACAACTGATAATGCAGATGGAAGTGCAACTCTTACATTCTCATTTACAGAAGTTAAGATAAGTCAAATGGCAGTTGTAGCTACCATAGTAGTAAAAAATTTATTGCTTAGAAATAGTATTCCAGCATTTGAGCAATATTTATCAATGGAAATAGGAAAGTATATAGGGCTTTTATGTGAAAATTATGTATTGAATGGAACTCTTGATACTTCAACATTTGAAGGAATTATAACAGCTATAAAAGTAGCACCTTCGCAGGCTAAAACTTATTCAATATTAGATTGGAAAGGTATAGCTGGAATAATGGGAAGTGTAGAAAGTCCTTATGGAGATAATGCAACATGGGTAATGAAAAGAAGTACGTTTTTTAATAGATTTTTTGCATTAACTGATTCTACAGGTAAACCAATAGTTACTGTTTCACCATTAATTCAAGGCTTACCAGGTCAGGACAATTATGGAACTGCTACACCGTATCTAATTGCAGGACAACCTGTAATATTTACTTCGCAAATGCCAGATACTGATGGCATATTATATGGAGATTTAAGCACATATATAGTAAATGAATCAGAATCATTTGTTATAGAATCCAATACTTCTGAAAAATTTAGTGAAGATAAGACAGTATGGAGAGGTAAACTATATAGTGGCGGTAAAGGAACATTCCCTAAAGAAACATTTGCATATTATTCATATAGTGCATCTTAA
- a CDS encoding phage gp6-like head-tail connector protein, producing MDDQEILDKVKQGLSVDGNDTDETLKVKIMAVKQYMMNAGIAQTTIETELGIAALTIGVNDIWQLSPGEIKFSFAFEMCFIPQLQAISI from the coding sequence ATGGATGATCAAGAAATACTCGATAAAGTTAAACAAGGATTAAGTGTCGATGGAAATGATACTGATGAAACACTAAAAGTTAAGATTATGGCTGTCAAGCAATATATGATGAATGCTGGAATAGCCCAAACAACCATTGAAACTGAATTAGGTATTGCAGCTTTAACTATAGGAGTTAATGATATATGGCAATTATCACCTGGAGAAATAAAATTTTCATTTGCTTTTGAAATGTGTTTTATACCACAATTACAAGCAATAAGTATATGA